A DNA window from Bos javanicus breed banteng chromosome 10, ARS-OSU_banteng_1.0, whole genome shotgun sequence contains the following coding sequences:
- the SKOR1 gene encoding SKI family transcriptional corepressor 1 produces MALLCGLGQVTRRLWAPLPPQPENGIGFLATQAFLRSGGMEALTTQLGPGREGNSSPNSKQELQPYSGSSALKPNQVGETSLYGVPIVSLVIDGQERLCLAQISNTLLKNYSYNEIHNRRVALGITCVQCTPVQLEILRRAGAMPISSRRCGMITKREAERLCKSFLGEHKPPKLPENFAFDVVHECAWGSRGSFIPARYNSSRAKCIKCGYCSMYFSPNKFIFHSHRTPDAKYTQPDAANFNSWRRHLKLSDKSATDELSHAWEDVKAMFNGGTRKRTFSLQGGGGGGANGGSGGQGKGGAGGGGGGPGCGADMAPGPPPHKSLRCGEEEAAGPPGPPPPHAQRGLGLAAGAGGPAGPGGPGGGAGVRSYPVIPVPSKGFGLLQKLPPPLFPHPYGFPTAFGLCPKKDDPVLGAGEPKGGPGPGSGGGAGTGAGAGGPGTGHLPPGAGTGPGGGAMFWGHQPSGAAKDAAAVAAAAAAATVYPTFPMFWPAAGSLPVPPYPAAQSQAKAVAAAVAAAAAAAAAAAGGGGPEPLDGTEPTKEGGLVAEERCPSALSRGPLDEDGADEALPPPLAPLAPPPPPPARKGSYVSAFRPVVKDAESIAKLYGSAREAYGGGPARGPGPGAGTGGGYVSPDFLSEGSSSYHSASPDVDTADEPEVDVESNRFPDDEGAPDEAEPGAPSTGGSPNGDQTAGPPSITSSGADGPTDSPEGGSPRPRRRPGLPPASRAAFGDLAADDMVRRPEKSPPSGGYELREACGPLGGPAPAKVYAPERDEHVKSAAAALGPAASYLCAPEAHEPDKEDNHSTADDLETRKCYPDQRSISQPSPANTDRGEDGLTLDVTGTQLVEKDIENLARDELQKLLLEQMELRKKLEREFQSLKDNFQDQMKRELAYREEMVQQLQIVRDTLCNELDQERKARYAIQQKLKEAHDALHHFSCKMLTPRHCTGNCSFKPPLLP; encoded by the exons ATGGctttgctgtgtggccttgggcaagtcactcgcCGTCTCTGGGCCCCACTTCCTCCCCAGCCCGAAAACGGGATCGGGTTCCTAGCTACCCAGGCATTCCTGAG GAGCGGCGGCATGGAGGCTCTCACCACTCAGCTGGGGCCGGGGCGCGAGGGAAACTCTTCTCCCAACTCCAAGCAGGAGCTGCAGCCCTACTCGGGTTCCAGCGCTCTCAAACCCAACCAGGTGGGCGAGACGTCGTTGTACGGGGTGCCTATCGTGTCCCTGGTCATCGACGGCCAGGAGCGCCTATGCCTGGCGCAAATCTCCAACACCCTCCTCAAGAACTACAGCTACAATGAGATACACAACCGCCGCGTGGCCCTGGGCATCACGTGCGTGCAGTGCACACCGGTGCAGCTGGAAATTCTGCGTCGGGCAGGGGCCATGCCCATCTCTTCGCGCCGCTGCGGCATGATCACCAAGCGTGAGGCCGAACGCCTATGCAAGTCGTTCCTCGGCGAGCACAAGCCACCCAAGCTGCCCGAGAACTTCGCCTTCGATGTGGTGCACGAGTGTGCCTGGGGTTCGCGTGGCAGCTTCATCCCCGCGCGTTACAACAGCTCGCGTGCCAAGTGCATCAAGTGCGGTTACTGCAGCATGTACTTCTCGCCTAACAAGTTCATCTTCCACTCGCACCGCACACCCGACGCCAAGTACACGCAGCCCGACGCAGCCAACTTTAACTCGTGGCGCCGACACCTCAAACTCAGTGACAAGTCGGCCACAGACGAACTGAGCCACGCTTGGGAGGACGTCAAGGCCATGTTCAATGGTGGCACCCGCAAGCGGACCTTCTCGCTGcaaggaggcggcggcggcggcgctaaCGGAGGGTCGGGTGGACAGGGGAAGGGTGGTGCTGGCGGCGGTGGGGGCGGCCCGGGGTGCGGCGCAGACATGGCCCCAGGTCCGCCGCCGCACAAAAGCCTGCGCTGTGGCGAAGAAGAGGCCGCCGGGCCTCCCGGGCCGCCGCCTCCTCACGCGCAGCGGGGACTTGGTCTGGCGGCGGGAGCTGGCGGCCCCGCGGGCCCTGGAGGGCCTGGTGGCGGCGCCGGGGTCCGCAGCTACCCTGTGATCCCAGTGCCCAGCAAGGGCTTTGGCCTCTTGCAGAAACTGCCCCCACCGCTTTTCCCTCATCCCTATGGCTTCCCCACGGCCTTTGGTCTCTGCCCCAAAAAGGATGACCCTGTGTTAGGCGCAGGCGAACCCAAGGGCGGACCAGGCCCCGGGAGTGGCGGGGGCGCGGGCACTGGGGCAGGAGCGGGAGGCCCAGGAACCGGCCATTTGCCCCCCGGGGCGGGGACAGGCCCGGGCGGCGGCGCCATGTTCTGGGGTCACCAGCCCTCCGGCGCAGCCAAGGACGCGGCGGCCGTAGCTGCGGCCGCCGCCGCAGCCACTGTGTACCCGACGTTTCCCATGTTCTGGCCGGCGGCAGGCAGCCTCCCGGTGCCGCCCTATCCGGCCGCGCAGAGCCAAGCCAAAGCTGTGGCGGCGGCCgtagcggcggcagcagcggcgGCCGCGGCTGCTGCGGGAGGTGGCGGCCCCGAGCCCCTGGACGGTACCGAGCCGACCAAGGAGGGAGGCCTGGTCGCAGAGGAGCGCTGCCCCAGCGCGCTGTCCCGCGGGCCACTGGACGAGGACGGCGCGGACGAGGCGCTGCCGCCCCCGCTGGCCCCGCtggccccgccgcccccgccgcccgctCGCAAAGGCTCCTACGTGTCGGCCTTCAGGCCTGTAGTCAAGGACGCCGAAAGCATCGCCAAGCTCTACGGTAGCGCCCGCGAAGCTTACGGCGGTGGGCCAGCCCGTGGGCCGGGGCCGGGCGCAGGGACCGGCGGCGGCTACGTGAGCCCGGACTTTCTGAGCGAGGGCAGCTCCAGCTACCACTCCGCCTCCCCCGACGTGGACACTGCAGACGAGCCCGAGGTGGACGTGGAGTCCAACCGCTTCCCCGACGACGAGGGCGCCCCGGATGAGGCCGAGCCCGGTGCGCCCAGCACAGGAGGCAGCCCGAATGGAGACCAGACCGCAGGACCCCCGTCTATCACCTCGTCCGGCGCCGACGGTCCCACAGACTCTCCAGAAGGCGGCAGCCCTCGTCCCCGGCGCCGCCCGGGGCTACCCCCAGCCAGTCGAGCCGCATTTGGGGACCTGGCGGCCGACGACATGGTGCGGAGACCGGAGAAGAGCCCGCCAAGCGGCGGCTATGAGCTGCGAGAGGCTTGCGGACCGCTGGGGGGCCCCGCGCCCGCCAAG GTGTACGCGCCCGAGAGGGACGAGCACGTGAAGAGCGCGGCGGCGGCGCTGGGGCCCGCGGCGTCCTACCTCTGCGCCCCAGAGGCCCACG AGCCAGATAAGGAAGACAATCACTCGACCGCCGACGATTTGGAAACGAGGAAATGCTATCCAGACCAAAGGAGTATCTCCCAGCCAAGTCCGGCAAATACAGACCGAG GCGAAGATGGGCTCACCCTAGATGTCACAGGAACTCAACTAGTGGAGAAGGATATCGAGAACCTGGCCAGAG ACGAATTGCAAAAACTCCTCCTGGAGCAAATGGAGCTTCGCAAGAAGCTGGAGCGAGAATTTCAGAGTCTCAAAG ATAATTTTCAGGATCAAATGAAGAGAGAATTGGCTTATCGAGAAGAAATGGTGCAACAGCTGCAAATTGTCAGAG ATACTCTTTGTAACGAACTTGACCAGGAGCGGAAGGCACGCTATGCCATCCAGCAGAAATTAAAAG AAGCCCACGACGCCCTGCACCATTTCTCCTGCAAGATGCTGACGCCCCGGCACTGCACTGGCAACTGCTCCTTCAAGCCCCCGCTGTTGCCCTAG